A single window of Vidua chalybeata isolate OUT-0048 chromosome 7, bVidCha1 merged haplotype, whole genome shotgun sequence DNA harbors:
- the LOC128790424 gene encoding uncharacterized protein LOC128790424, producing the protein MVRFIHQWLTANDSAEHRLDNTLLHLTKAQPEDAVMTLLRVAPSCDRAAMAMWKTIMCSPRTAEVVQLILLDVLGSWPEYSTCTSDGDKTGVFALAATVVMWKILQEPCVPHNVKLHFPRLFVRLLFQVFFSTKKMPKKVLTFWKGCREQHGLATSPNRFAVRTLRSLLCFLQCEHVVMSMECKRGWDTLLCADTHHYAVGLLARELRQSSIDFCPGIAFYLLRLLSKEMPYWDLPALAFLVEVLECLDLSECSDDVLEIMSKNLQRECRERRRLALRGLTVLSKDPSMAKGMWSLTENLVELLEENDSDVVRMTTVLLRYLFLHNRAPIPSPMALQLAEALLPLFDNDDSLVQLCSMSVFQNMLELLMEEGRKALKSPVRQSLLPLSFHCHDENQHVAEASRETLYSSARFLKRRDIEQMLQVDQTWRFGEGLLAEDRSRAAEHLRRALPYLQSPQESLREAAVRFMGMAGQRLRGQQGELQLICNGLEEVTNDSSPAIRNMAIETGFVIRAIQRAPYSTFRRLRDQFRSAWKRWPRLCSPTFLCCWIPVEA; encoded by the exons ATGGTGAGATTCATCCACCAGTGGCTCACGGCCAATGattctgctgagcacaggctggaCAACACCCTGCTGCATCTCACCAAAGCGCAGCCAGAAGACGCAGTAATGACACTCCTGCGTGTGGCCCCATCCTGTGACAG agctgccatggCCATGTGGAAGACCATCATGTGCTCACCCAGGACGGCGGAGGTGGTGCAGCTGATTCTCCTGGATGTGCTGGGGAGCTGGCCAGAGTACAGCACATGCACCTCTGATGGGGACAAAACGGGTGTCtttgccctggct GCAACGGTGGTGATGTGGAAGATCCTCCAggagccctgtgtcccacaCAATGTGAAGCTGCATTTCCCCCGCCTATTTGTGCGTCTGCTTTTCCAAGTCTTCTTCAGCACTAAAAAGATGCCAAAGAAGGTCCTTACCTTCTGGAAGGGATGCCGGGAGCAACACGGccttgccaccagccccaacag GTTTGCAGTGAGGACCCTGAggtccctgctctgctttctccaGTGTGAGCATGTGGTGATGTCAATGGAATGTAAGCGTGGCTGGGACACgctgctctgtgctgacacCCACCACTATGCCgtgggtctgctggccag AGAATTGCGCCAATCATCCATAGACTTTTGTCCCGGGATTGCATTCTACCTGCTCAGGCTGCTCAGCAAAGAGATGCCATACTGGgatctgcctgccctggcctTCCTGGTGGAG gtcctcGAGTGCCTGGACTTGAGTGAATGCAGTGACGATGTTCTGGAGATCATGTCAAAGAACCTACAGCGCGAGTGCAGGGAGAGGCGTCGCCTGGCACTCAGAGGTCTCACGGTGCTCAGCAAGGATCCCTCGATG GCCAAAGGAATGTGGAGCCTGACTGAAAATcttgtggagctgctggaggaaaatGATAGCGACGTGGTCAGGATGACCACTGTTCTACTCAGATATTTATTCCTCCATAATCGTGCCCCAATACCGAGCCCCAtggccctgcagctggctgaggcGCTCCTGCCCCTCTTTGACAAC GATGATAGCTTGGTGCAGCTGTGCTCCATGTCTGTCTTTCAAAACATGCTGGAGTTATTAatggaagagggaagaaaggcCCTGAAGTCACCTGTGCgccagagcctgctgccacTCTCCTTCCACTGCCATGATGAGAATCAGCATGTGGCAGAG gcctcTCGGGAAACGCTGTATTCTTCAGCCAGATTCCTGAAGCGGAGGGACATCGAACAAATGCTGCAGGTGGATCAGACATGGAGGTTCGGCGAGGGCCTG ctggcagaggacaggagccgagcggccgagcacctgcGCCGGGCCCTGCCCtacctgcagagcccacaggagTCCCTGCGAGAGGCGGCCGTCAGGTTCATGG GGATGGCCGGGCAGAGGTtgagggggcagcagggagagctccagCTGATCTGCAATG GCCTTGAAGAAGTGACAAATGACAGCAGTCCTGCCATCAGAAACATGGCAATTGAAACAGGGTTCGTGATCCGGGCAATACAGAGAGCTCCCTACTCCACATTCCGCAGGCTACGAGATCAATTCCGCAGCGCATGGAAGAGATGGCCTCGTCTATGCAGCCCTaccttcctgtgctgctggatcCCTGTGGAGGCCTGA
- the LOC128790420 gene encoding uncharacterized protein LOC128790420 — protein sequence MEKRLPRVPNLAWGEAEKEGPGAAPAQETEKVVPFHPPQEGAALDHKQEQESTRGRFRRAAQLVCKFIRSIRQEGTLSRGAGLKAYSEVLKHETSAALLDLLVERGVFRAEQVPAMVRFIHQWLTANDSAEHRLDNTLLHLTEAQPEDAVMTLLRVAPSCDRAAMAMWKTIMCSPRTAKVVQLILLDVLGSWPEYSTCTSDGDKTGVFALAATVVMWKILQEPCVPHNVKLHFPRLFVRLLFQVFFSTKKMPKKVLTFWKGCREQHGLATSPNRFAVRTLRSLLCFLQCEHVVMSMECKRGWDTLLCADTHHYAVGLLARELRQSSIDFCPGIAFYLLRLLSKEMPYWDLPALAFLVEVLECLDLSECSDDVLEIMSKNLQRECRERRRLALRGLTVLSKDPSMAKGMWSLTENLVELLEENDSDVVRMTTVLLRYLFLHNRAPIPSPMALQLAEALLPLFDNDDSLVQLCSMSVFQNMLELLMEEGRKALKSPVRQSLLPLSFHCHDENQHVAEASRETLYSSARFLKRRDIEQMLQVDQTWRFGEGLLAEDRSRAAEHLRRALPYLQSPQESLREAAVRFMGMAGQRLRGQQGELQLICNGLEEVTNDSSPAIRNMAIETGFVIRAIQRAPYSTFRRLRDQFRSAWKRWPRLCSPTFLCCWIPVEA from the exons ATGGAGAAGAGACTCCCGAGAGTGCCCAATCTGGCCTGGGGGGAGGCGGAGAAagaaggccctggagctgccccagcacaggagaCCGAAAAGGTGGTGCCGTTCCATCCACCGCAGGAgg GTGCAGCCCTGGACCACAAACAAGAGCAGGAATCCACCCGAGGCCGCTTCCGCAGAGCAGCGCAG CTCGTTTGCAAATTCATCAGGAGCATTCGGCAGGAAGGGACCCTCTCCAGGGGCGCTGGGCTCAAAGCATACTCAGAGGTCCTCAAACATGAGaccagtgctgccctgctggattTGCTTGTGGAGAGGGgtgttttcagagcagagcaa GTGCCTGCCATGGTGAGATTCATCCACCAGTGGCTCACGGCCAATGattctgctgagcacaggctggaTAACACCCTGCTGCATCTCACCGAAGCGCAGCCAGAAGACGCAGTAATGACACTCCTGCGTGTGGCCCCATCCTGTGACAG agctgccatggCCATGTGGAAGACCATCATGTGCTCACCCAGGACTGCGAAGGTGGTGCAGCTGATTCTCCTGGATGTGCTGGGGAGCTGGCCAGAGTACAGCACATGCACCTCTGATGGGGACAAAACGGGTGTCtttgccctggct GCAACGGTGGTGATGTGGAAGATCCTCCAggagccctgtgtcccacaCAATGTGAAGCTGCATTTCCCCCGCCTATTTGTGCGTCTGCTTTTCCAAGTCTTCTTCAGCACTAAAAAGATGCCAAAGAAGGTCCTTACCTTCTGGAAGGGATGCCGGGAGCAACACGGccttgccaccagccccaacag GTTTGCAGTGAGGACCCTGAggtccctgctctgctttctccaGTGTGAGCATGTGGTGATGTCAATGGAATGTAAGCGTGGCTGGGACACgctgctctgtgctgacacCCACCACTATGCCgtgggtctgctggccag AGAATTGCGCCAATCATCCATAGACTTTTGTCCCGGGATTGCATTCTACCTGCTCAGGCTGCTCAGCAAAGAGATGCCATACTGGgatctgcctgccctggcctTCCTGGTGGAG gtcctcGAGTGCCTGGACTTGAGTGAATGCAGTGACGATGTTCTGGAGATCATGTCAAAGAACCTACAGCGCGAGTGCAGGGAGAGGCGTCGCCTGGCACTCAGAGGTCTCACGGTGCTCAGCAAGGATCCCTCGATG GCCAAAGGAATGTGGAGCCTGACTGAAAATcttgtggagctgctggaggaaaatGATAGCGACGTGGTCAGGATGACCACTGTTCTACTCAGATATTTATTCCTCCATAATCGTGCCCCAATACCGAGCCCCAtggccctgcagctggctgaggcGCTCCTGCCCCTCTTTGACAAC GATGATAGCTTGGTGCAGCTGTGCTCCATGTCTGTCTTTCAAAACATGCTGGAGTTATTAatggaagagggaagaaaggcCCTGAAGTCACCTGTGCgccagagcctgctgccacTCTCCTTCCACTGCCATGATGAGAATCAGCATGTGGCAGAG gcctcTCGGGAAACGCTGTATTCTTCAGCCAGATTCCTGAAGCGGAGGGACATCGAACAAATGCTGCAGGTGGATCAGACATGGAGGTTCGGCGAGGGCCTG ctggcagaggacaggagccgagcggccgagcacctgcGCCGGGCCCTGCCCtacctgcagagcccacaggagTCCCTGCGAGAGGCGGCCGTCAGGTTCATGG GGATGGCCGGGCAGAGGTtgagggggcagcagggagagctccagCTGATCTGCAATG GCCTTGAAGAAGTGACAAATGACAGCAGTCCTGCCATCAGAAACATGGCAATTGAAACAGGGTTCGTGATCCGGGCAATACAGAGAGCTCCCTACTCCACATTCCGCAGGCTACGAGATCAATTCCGCAGCGCATGGAAGAGATGGCCTCGTCTATGCAGCCCTaccttcctgtgctgctggatcCCTGTGGAGGCCTGA
- the LOC128790635 gene encoding uncharacterized protein LOC128790635, which yields MWRFSEGSLLQVPKNPVTDMEKRPPRVPKLAWVEEEEEGPGAAPAQETEKVVPFHPPQEDAALDHKQEQESTRGRFRRAAQLVCKFIRSIRQEETSAMGTGLREYSEVLKDETSAALLDLLVERGVFRAEQVPAMVRFIHLWLTANDSAEHRLDKTLLHLTKAQPNDAVMTLLRVAPSCDRAAMAMWKTIMCSPRTAKVVQLILLDVLGSWPEYSTCTSDGDKTGVFALAATVVMWKILQEPCVPHNVKLHFPHYLCICSSKCSSALNRCQRRSLPSGRDAGSNTALPPAPTGDSCPCHIARARASTASVTWALLCTHCSVDPEVPAVPKAVQGCGDGNGTQVWLDTLLCADTHHYAVGLLAR from the exons ATGTGGAGATTTTCTGAGGGATCTCTCCTGCAAGTTCCCAAAAATCCAGTCACTGACATGGAGAAGAGACCCCCAAGAGTGCCCAAGCTGGcctgggtggaggaggaggaagaaggccctggagctgcaccagcacaggagACTGAAAAGGTGGTGCCGTTCCATCCACCGCAGGAgg ATGCAGCCCTGGACCACAAACAAGAGCAGGAATCCACCCGTGGCCGCTTCCGCAGAGCAGCGCAG CTCGTTTGCAAATTCATCAGGAGCATTCGGCAGGAAGAAACCAGCGCCATGGGCACTGGGCTCAGAGAATACTCAGAGGTCCTCAAAGATGAGaccagtgctgccctgctggattTGCTTGTGGAGAGGGgtgttttcagagcagagcaa GTGCCTGCCATGGTGAGATTCATCCACCTGTGGCTCACGGCCAATGattctgctgagcacaggctggaCAAAACCCTTCTGCATCTCACCAAAGCGCAGCCAAATGACGCAGTAATGACACTCCTGCGTGTGGCCCCATCCTGTGACAG agctgccatggCCATGTGGAAGACCATCATGTGCTCACCCAGGACTGCGAAGGTGGTGCAGCTGATTCTCCTGGATGTGCTGGGGAGCTGGCCAGAGTACAGCACGTGCACCTCCGATGGGGACAAAACGGGTGTCtttgccctggct GCAACTGTGGTGATGTGGAAGATCCTCCAggagccctgtgtcccacaCAACGTGAAGCTGCATTTCCCCCACTATTTGTGCATCTGCTCTTCCAAGTGTTCTTCAGCACTGAACAGATGCCAAAGAAGGTCCTTACCTTCTGGAAGAGATGCCGGGAGCAACACGGccttgccaccagccccaacaggtgactcctgtccctgccatATTGCCAGGGCAAGAGCCAGCACTGCAAGTGTgacctgggctttgctctgcacacaTTGCAGTGTGGACCCTGAAGTCCCTGCTGTACCAAAAGCAGTACAAGGATGTGGTGATGGCAATGGAACGCAGGTGTGGCTGGACACGCTGCTCTGTGCCGACACCCACCACTATGCCgtgggtctgctggccaggtga